The following is a genomic window from Pirellulales bacterium.
CGGCCAAAATTTGCGCACTGGCATGGTCTTCCGCCAATCGATCGACATGCTGCTCCAGTGCGTACAGCGCTCCGGCAGCAATGATGCCCGCTTGACGCATGCCGCCACCAAAAAGTTTGCGCGCACGATGTGCTTTAGCAATCAATTCCTTCGATCCGGCCAATGCCGACCCCACGGGGGCGCCCAATCCTTTGCTAAAACAGACATTTACCGTGTCGAATTGCTGCGCCCACTTGGCAGCCGGTATTCCTGTGGCCACCACGGCATTGAACAGCCGTGCCCCATCCAAGTGTGTGGCCAGGCCGTGTTCGTGCGCCCAGCGGCAAATCCGTTCCAGTTCGTCGTAAGGTTGGATTTTTCCTGCGCCACGATTGTGCGTATTTTCCAAACATATCAGCCGAGTGTTTACTAAATGATCGTCGCCGCCGCGAATCAATCCTGTCAATTGCTCCAGCTGCAGCACGCCAAATTCACCGGGCACCGTGCGCGTCACCAAACCACTCAGTTGCGCATAAGCCCCTTGCTCGTAACGGTAAATGTGGCATTCCGATTCGCAGATGAATTCGTCCCCAGGCTGGCAGTGAATCCGCACACCGATCTGATTCGACATGGTGCCCGACGGCACAAACAGCGCCGCTTCTTTGCCGAGCATTTCGGCGATGCGGGCTTGCAACTGCAGCACGGTCGGATCATCTCCCAACACGTCATCGCCCACTTCGGCTTGCGCCATCGCCTGCCGCATTTGTGGCGTGGGGCGCGTCACCGTATCGCTGCGTAAATCAACGATTTTCATATTTCACGTAAAATCTCTTCCACCACTTCGGCCGCCGTTTTTTCTTCCGTGCGAATGATCGAGTTGGCGCAGGCCCGATACAATGGCTCACGCACCATTAGCAATTGTCGAATTTCCTCGACACCGCCGGCGGCCGTCAGGTTCGGCCGCCGCGCCGCGGTCGTGGCGTCGGCCTGAATTCGCTCCCAAAGCGCTTCCGGCGCCGCCTGCAACCACACAATTTTTCCTCGCTGCATCGCCACGGCTTGCTCCAGCCGCTGCCGGTTTTTTTCTCGCAAGACCACGCCGCCCCCCAACGCTAACACGGTTTTATCGCGCTGTAATAATTCATCCAACACCACTGTTTCCAAATCTCGAAATACTTCTTCTCCCTCATCCGCAAAAATTGCCGCAATCGACTTTCCGGCACGCAGCTCAATTTCCACGTCGGCATCAACCCAGTCCCAGCCTAGCTGCAACGCCGTCAACCGTGCCACGGTCGATTTGCCCGAACCGC
Proteins encoded in this region:
- a CDS encoding GntG family PLP-dependent aldolase, producing the protein MKIVDLRSDTVTRPTPQMRQAMAQAEVGDDVLGDDPTVLQLQARIAEMLGKEAALFVPSGTMSNQIGVRIHCQPGDEFICESECHIYRYEQGAYAQLSGLVTRTVPGEFGVLQLEQLTGLIRGGDDHLVNTRLICLENTHNRGAGKIQPYDELERICRWAHEHGLATHLDGARLFNAVVATGIPAAKWAQQFDTVNVCFSKGLGAPVGSALAGSKELIAKAHRARKLFGGGMRQAGIIAAGALYALEQHVDRLAEDHASAQILA
- a CDS encoding shikimate kinase, encoding MATLIVLIGYRGSGKSTVARLTALQLGWDWVDADVEIELRAGKSIAAIFADEGEEVFRDLETVVLDELLQRDKTVLALGGGVVLREKNRQRLEQAVAMQRGKIVWLQAAPEALWERIQADATTAARRPNLTAAGGVEEIRQLLMVREPLYRACANSIIRTEEKTAAEVVEEILREI